A genomic window from Fusobacterium perfoetens includes:
- the nusA gene encoding transcription termination factor NusA has translation MKGKDGKIFLDALTALEKEKGISKESLLETVEQALLAAYKKHFGEEENVEVEINRESGEINVYEVKTVVDDVYDAALEVTPADAKEATKKNYKIGDIARIPVNCEEFRRNAIQNGKQIVIQKVREAERTNIYDKFKAREFDIMTGIIRRIDEKRSIFIEFDGTEAFLPTSEQSPADVYRVGDRIKVYVAEVEKTNKFPKVVISRKNEGLLKKLFELEIPEIAEGLIEIKSVAREAGSRAKIAVYSQDKNIDTIGACIGQKGLRIKNIVDELNGEKIDIVEWKESMEEFVSAVLSPAKVNSVELLEDGTTARVIVDPSQLSLAIGKNGQNARLAAKLTGMRVDIKVAEKND, from the coding sequence ATGAAAGGAAAAGATGGAAAAATATTTCTTGATGCGTTAACTGCTTTAGAAAAAGAAAAAGGAATAAGCAAAGAAAGTTTATTAGAAACAGTTGAGCAAGCATTACTTGCTGCTTATAAAAAACACTTCGGAGAAGAAGAAAATGTTGAAGTAGAAATCAACAGAGAAAGTGGAGAAATAAACGTTTACGAAGTAAAAACAGTAGTAGATGACGTTTATGACGCAGCACTTGAAGTAACACCAGCTGATGCAAAAGAAGCTACTAAGAAAAATTATAAAATTGGAGATATAGCAAGAATCCCTGTTAACTGTGAAGAGTTCAGAAGAAATGCTATCCAAAATGGAAAACAAATAGTTATTCAAAAAGTAAGAGAAGCTGAAAGAACAAATATCTATGATAAATTTAAAGCTAGAGAATTTGATATTATGACTGGTATCATCAGAAGAATAGATGAAAAAAGAAGTATCTTTATCGAATTTGATGGAACAGAAGCTTTCTTACCAACATCAGAACAATCACCAGCAGATGTTTACAGAGTTGGAGATAGAATAAAAGTTTATGTAGCTGAAGTTGAAAAAACAAATAAATTCCCTAAAGTTGTGATTTCAAGAAAAAATGAAGGATTATTAAAAAAATTATTTGAGTTAGAAATACCAGAAATTGCTGAAGGGTTAATTGAGATAAAATCAGTGGCTAGAGAAGCTGGTTCAAGAGCTAAAATAGCTGTATATTCTCAAGATAAAAACATAGATACAATCGGAGCTTGTATAGGACAAAAAGGTCTAAGAATAAAAAATATAGTTGATGAATTAAACGGAGAAAAAATAGATATCGTTGAGTGGAAAGAATCTATGGAAGAATTTGTATCAGCAGTTCTTAGCCCAGCAAAAGTAAATAGCGTAGAATTGTTAGAAGATGGAACTACTGCAAGAGTAATAGTTGACCCATCACAACTTTCTTTAGCTATTGGTAAAAATGGACAAAACGCAAGACTAGCAGCAAAACTTACAGGAATGAGAGTAGACATAAAGGTTGCTGAAAAAAATGACTAA
- a CDS encoding DUF448 domain-containing protein: MTNHPERTCIICKSKKMKSELFRIAEKDGSYIFDEKQVVQTRGQYICKEHNCIERLSKHKKIKVPVEELLKMLNLLKKESKDYLNILKAMKNSKELVFGINMILDEIDKIHFIVIASDISDKNNTKLIDKAREKNIPFVHYGKKEQLGEIFGKNEVNVIAIKNKKVARGLIERS, encoded by the coding sequence ATGACTAATCACCCAGAAAGAACTTGCATAATATGTAAATCTAAAAAAATGAAATCAGAACTTTTTAGAATTGCAGAAAAAGATGGAAGCTATATCTTTGATGAAAAACAAGTTGTGCAAACTAGAGGACAGTATATTTGTAAAGAACATAATTGTATAGAAAGACTTTCTAAGCATAAAAAAATAAAAGTTCCAGTAGAGGAGCTTTTAAAGATGCTTAATTTATTAAAAAAAGAGTCCAAAGATTACCTGAACATTTTAAAAGCAATGAAAAATTCAAAAGAACTTGTTTTTGGAATAAATATGATATTAGATGAGATTGATAAGATACATTTTATAGTGATAGCTAGTGATATAAGTGATAAAAATAATACAAAACTTATAGACAAAGCCAGAGAAAAAAATATTCCTTTTGTTCATTATGGAAAGAAAGAGCAGTTAGGAGAGATTTTTGGCAAGAATGAAGTAAATGTTATCGCCATAAAAAATAAAAAGGTAGCCCGAGGACTTAT
- the rimP gene encoding ribosome maturation factor RimP, with protein MSKENTNEIIGKIEKIVLPVLKDLGLELVDVEYLQEGGYFYVRVYIEFLDKEVSLDDCAKVSTLVEDDIDKIIDEKFFLEISSPGVERPLKKEKDYIRFTGNKIKVSLKHKLNDNKNFEGILEKFENETVTLDTGKEKLEIPFKEIRKANLVYEFKNI; from the coding sequence TTGTCAAAAGAAAATACAAACGAAATAATAGGAAAAATTGAGAAGATAGTTCTACCGGTGTTAAAAGATTTAGGTTTAGAATTGGTTGATGTTGAATATCTTCAAGAGGGTGGATACTTTTATGTAAGAGTTTACATAGAGTTTTTAGACAAAGAGGTTTCATTAGATGATTGTGCAAAAGTAAGCACATTAGTTGAAGATGATATTGATAAGATTATTGATGAAAAGTTTTTCTTAGAAATTTCTTCTCCTGGAGTGGAAAGGCCATTAAAGAAAGAAAAAGATTACATAAGATTTACTGGGAATAAAATAAAAGTTAGTTTAAAACATAAATTAAATGATAACAAAAATTTTGAAGGAATTTTAGAAAAATTTGAAAATGAAACTGTAACGTTAGATACAGGAAAAGAAAAATTAGAGATACCATTTAAAGAAATTAGAAAAGCTAATTTAGTTTATGAATTTAAAAATATTTAA
- a CDS encoding transporter substrate-binding domain-containing protein, with translation MRRKLFFLFITLIFGAFFISCNQKENNNILIVGMELAYPPFETKDSNGNPVGISVDFAKEFGKFIGKEVKVENIAWDGLIPSLQTKKIDMIVSSMTITDDRKKVVEFSKPYANSLLGMLVNKSSDIKTAKDLNNPNITIAVKTGSTGFIYAKNNLTNSKISSFTDESACVTEVVQGKADVFLYDQLTIYRNWQKNQDTTKAIFIPFQNPEKWGVAFRKNDIELVEKMNEFIDKFNKEKGFDKLTEKYLSKEKENFDKLGFKWFFDLNYLGDD, from the coding sequence ATGAGAAGAAAATTATTTTTTTTATTTATAACTTTGATTTTTGGAGCTTTCTTTATAAGTTGCAATCAAAAAGAAAATAATAATATTTTAATCGTTGGTATGGAACTTGCGTATCCACCTTTTGAGACAAAAGATTCTAATGGAAATCCAGTTGGAATAAGTGTTGATTTTGCAAAAGAATTTGGGAAATTTATCGGTAAAGAGGTAAAAGTAGAAAATATAGCTTGGGACGGTCTTATCCCTTCACTCCAAACAAAAAAAATAGATATGATTGTATCTTCTATGACAATTACTGATGATAGAAAAAAAGTAGTAGAATTTTCTAAACCTTATGCAAATTCCCTACTTGGTATGTTAGTAAATAAAAGTTCAGATATAAAAACTGCTAAAGACCTGAATAATCCTAATATCACTATAGCTGTAAAAACAGGTTCTACTGGTTTTATCTATGCAAAAAATAATTTAACCAATTCAAAAATAAGTTCTTTTACTGATGAAAGTGCTTGCGTCACAGAAGTTGTTCAAGGAAAAGCCGATGTATTTTTATATGATCAACTTACTATATATCGTAATTGGCAAAAAAATCAAGATACTACAAAAGCTATTTTTATTCCTTTTCAAAATCCTGAAAAGTGGGGTGTTGCCTTTAGAAAAAATGACATTGAGTTAGTTGAAAAAATGAATGAATTTATAGATAAATTTAACAAAGAAAAGGGATTTGATAAATTAACAGAAAAATATTTATCAAAAGAAAAAGAAAATTTTGATAAACTTGGTTTTAAGTGGTTTTTTGATTTAAATTACTTAGGAGATGATTAA